The segment CTATCGTCTTCCCCGATATCCTCAAGCGTGACGGCCTCACCCTGGCCTCATTGCTGGCCATGCCCAACCAGGAGCTCCTGGGCTTCGTTCCTGACTTCAAGGGGCTCCGGGTGGGCGACATCGTCACCGTGATGCTGCGACATCGTGAGACGAAGAAGGTGGTGGAGGCGGGGACGCTGACGATCGTCGAGAGTGCGTTCCCGCTGACGTTTCGTTTCAGTCGAAGCGTGCTCGCCCAGTTCGGTGTGAATGGTCGCATCGACTTCTTCTACGAAGTGCGCGCCGAGTACGGCAAGCTGACGGTGCGTTCGGACCCTACGGGGCTGATGGTGGTCCTGCACCATATTCCCGGCCGGATCACGGCGCCGGTGGTGTATACGGCCGTGGACGGTGTCATGCGGGTCGAGGAGACCGCCCAGGGGCTGGTGGTCGATATCCCTGCATCGCGGCCGTCGTGCAAGGGCGGCGACCGCGTGCGTATGCGCCTGGGCGACGCCTGGTTCGATACGCTCGTGCTGACGGACCTCGAGGCGATGCTGGAGCCGATGCTGAAGCTGCTGATCCGGCGCGAGGATATCCTGAGGCTGGCGGCGAGTGAGGGCGCTGCGCGGTTCTGCCTCGAACTTGCCTACGACATCGAGCGGGAGGGTTCGGTCAGCGCGTCCGGCTCCGTCATCGTGCCATTCGACGTCGGCTCGCTGCCCGAGGTTGAGCCCGAGGCGGAGCCGTCGATCAACTGATCCCGCGCGGCGTGCGGCGGGCGGGGTAGCTCGAAGTCACGGTACAGGCCCGGATTCCCTGTCATTCCTGCCTCGGCGGCCTTGGCGATGTTGTACATCTCCCGAGCCGTGACGTAGTGAAGGACATGGTTCGTGCCGTCGTTGTAGCGCTCTTCCAGGTACGTGTGCATCGCATCCACGGGCGCGCCCAGCAGCGTGTCCATGTCGCGTTCCTGGGTGCCGTGGGTGTGGATCTTGATGAAGATCCACTCCGGCCGGCCCTCGACGTGGATACCGGTGTCCACCCATTGGTCGACGCGATCGCGGGTGGGCGGGCAGCCCTTGCGGATGTCGGAGTTTTCGATGCGCGGAATGATGCCGAACCGACGGTTTTTCCAGTTCAGGCCGAGGACGCCCTGGATGAGAAGCAGGTCGCCGCTGGGCTTGCCGCCCACGCGCATCCGCACACCGGTGTCATGGCCCTTCGGCTTGCCGTGGCCGTCTTCGGCGTAATAAATCGCGTTCGACATGCGCGTCTGTGTGTCGCTGGGGGCGGAGGGCAGGGTGAAGTCGGCGTAGCAGCCGAGCTCGCGCAGCAGGGGGAGTTCGTTGTTGATGCCGCACCAGCGGCCATCCGGCCGGCTGTTGGCCAGGCACCAGTTGCCGTGGATGAAGGCGAACCGGAGCTGGCCGGTGACCGGGTCGCGCGGAAGCGCGCCGTGGCGCTCGTGGAGCAGGCGATTGAACCGGTCGATGGTGGCGACGAAGTTCTCGGCGGTGTCGTCGTCGTGGTGCAGGTGGATTTCGATTTCGCCGAAGCCGTCGGCGCAGAGGCTTGCGATCTTGTCCAGGTGCTCCTCCACATACTCTTCTTCCGGGTAGAAGAAGCAGTGCTGCGGCGGCCGCCCATCGGCGTCGCGGTGGCGGCTGGCCATCTCGCGGTATTCCTTGCACCAGCGGTCCACGCGGTGGCGCTGGCGGTCCATGTCCACACGGCCCCAGTTGGGCTCGAAGTGGTCCACGAAGCAGAACAGGATGTGCTTCGTGCCCTCGACCTTCGGTGCCGGCTTGCGGGTGAGGTAACCCCACAGCCAGTACTGCATGTTGCGGGCGCGGATGGCGATAGTCACGGCGGCGGCGAACAGCACGACGAGGCCGGCAAGGATCAGGAGGGCGATCATGCGGCAGCTCCGGCGGGTACGAGGGTCAGCAGCTGCTCGGCGTTATTGCGCCACTGGCGCTCGCTGGCGATGTAGTCACGGGCGGCCTCGCCGACGCGGCGGCATTCCTCGCCCCGGCTGGCCAGGGCGAGCACGAGCTCTACGCAGGCCGTCGCGTCACCCCGGGGGAATAGCCACCCGGTGTGACCGTCGGCGATGACCTCGGCCACGGGCGCGTAGTCGGGCGCGACCACGGCCACGCCCATGCCCATGAGCTCGAACAGCTTCATCGGCGAACCGTAATGGTTGGAGTTCGGGAGGACGGCGTAGTCCATGCACGCGATCCAGCTGGCGACCTCGTTATGGGGCACGCGGCCCGGCAGCAGCACGCGGTCGCTGAGGCCACGGGCGGCCACGAGGTCACGCACGGCAGGGAGCGTCTTGCCGTCGCCCACGAAGACCAGGGCCAGGTCGGGTGCGCTTTCCAGCTGGTTGGCGATCGCCTCGACGAACCCGTCGACCCCATGCCAGTGCGCAAAGACACCGATATGCCCGCAGACGGCACGCCCGCTGAGGCCCCGGGCGGCGCGCAGGGCGTCGCGATCAAACTTCGACGGATCGAAGCTGGGAAGGTCCACCGCATTGGGCGAGACCACCGAGGGCGCGATATCGCCATACGCCGCCGCGGCCTTGTCACGGAAATAGGTCGAGATGAATACAAGGCCGGTGGCCTGGTGGAAGCACCAGCGCTCCACCCGCTGCGCCAGCCCGCGCATGGTCAGGGGGCGCACGCGCTCCACCAGGGCGGAGTCGTTGATCTCCAGCACGATGGGGATGCCGCGGCGCCGCGCCATCCAGACGGTGGCGAAGAGG is part of the Luteibacter pinisoli genome and harbors:
- a CDS encoding glycosyltransferase family 4 protein, with the protein product MNILYHHRTRGRHVEGVHIRGIVNALRELGHDVAVMSFPGADPEHDHEVPAGGASASAASAGNGRLAGLVTKLPGVVFELCELLYNAVTFVRMSRAWRAAPPRLVYERYSLFLFATVWMARRRGIPIVLEINDSALVERVRPLTMRGLAQRVERWCFHQATGLVFISTYFRDKAAAAYGDIAPSVVSPNAVDLPSFDPSKFDRDALRAARGLSGRAVCGHIGVFAHWHGVDGFVEAIANQLESAPDLALVFVGDGKTLPAVRDLVAARGLSDRVLLPGRVPHNEVASWIACMDYAVLPNSNHYGSPMKLFELMGMGVAVVAPDYAPVAEVIADGHTGWLFPRGDATACVELVLALASRGEECRRVGEAARDYIASERQWRNNAEQLLTLVPAGAAA